From Saccopteryx leptura isolate mSacLep1 chromosome 3, mSacLep1_pri_phased_curated, whole genome shotgun sequence, one genomic window encodes:
- the PKIB gene encoding cAMP-dependent protein kinase inhibitor beta isoform X2, with protein sequence MKTDSSKMTDVESVVNNFASSARAGRRNALPDIQGAAVAGETSELPRELEALSIKEDVKKKDEETTEDQLEKPPNEGK encoded by the exons ATGAAGACAGATTCATCAAAAATGACTGATGTGGAGTCTGTGGTCAACAATTTTGCGTCGTCAGCCAGAGCAGGCCGCCGGAATGCCCTCCCAGATATCCAGGGAGCAGCTGTGGCAGGCGAGACTTCAGAGCTGCCCCGTGAGCTGGAGGCTCTCTCCATAAAGGAAG atgtaaaaaagaaagatgaagaaacaaCAGAAGACCAATTGGAAAAGCCCCCAAATGAAGGAAAATGA